A part of Paenibacillus donghaensis genomic DNA contains:
- the proS gene encoding proline--tRNA ligase: MAKDKQFVTEITPQAEDFSRWYIDVIKKADLMDYSPVRGCIVFKPDGYEIWEHIQEEMNRRLKATGHRNAYFPLFIPESFFQKEKDHIEGFNPELPWVTEAGGDKLEERLAVRPTSETMFGHMYSKWIQSYRDLPVLINQWANVVRWEKRTLPFIRTTEFLWQEGHTAHENEEEARAETMAMLDNYRDFVETYLAIPVITGQKTPSERFAGAVDTYSIEAMMKDGRAVQAATSHYLGTKFAVAFDINYLNRDNVLEYAHTTSWGTTTRLIGSLIMVHGDDRGLVLPPKVAPTQVIMIPIGPPKTREAVIGRTDELFQELKVAGVRVGVDDRADVTPGWKFNEYEMRGVPIRLELGPRDMENGVCVLVSRVSGEKKIVQQDNLVEEIKTLLAQVHQEMFERALKFREDHFYSVDTLEEMNASMEQKRGFALAGWCGSDACEAQVKEETGATSRNIPFNPAETKQVCICCGEPAQHTVVFAKAY; the protein is encoded by the coding sequence ATGGCAAAAGATAAACAATTCGTAACCGAAATTACGCCGCAGGCGGAAGATTTCTCACGCTGGTACATTGATGTGATCAAAAAAGCGGACCTGATGGACTATTCTCCGGTACGCGGCTGTATCGTTTTCAAGCCGGACGGCTATGAAATCTGGGAGCATATCCAGGAGGAAATGAACCGTCGTCTGAAAGCGACCGGGCACCGCAATGCCTATTTCCCGCTGTTTATCCCGGAGAGCTTCTTCCAGAAGGAGAAGGATCATATTGAAGGCTTCAACCCTGAGCTGCCTTGGGTAACTGAAGCCGGCGGGGACAAGCTGGAGGAGCGCCTGGCGGTCCGTCCAACCTCGGAAACCATGTTCGGACATATGTATTCGAAATGGATTCAGTCTTACCGTGACCTGCCGGTGCTGATCAACCAGTGGGCCAATGTAGTGCGCTGGGAGAAGCGTACGCTGCCGTTCATCCGCACCACAGAGTTCCTGTGGCAGGAGGGGCATACCGCCCATGAGAACGAAGAGGAAGCCCGTGCAGAGACGATGGCGATGCTGGACAACTACCGTGATTTCGTAGAGACCTATCTGGCAATTCCGGTAATTACCGGCCAGAAGACCCCTTCGGAGCGGTTCGCCGGAGCGGTGGATACCTATTCCATTGAAGCCATGATGAAGGACGGGCGTGCGGTGCAGGCGGCTACCTCGCATTATTTGGGTACCAAATTTGCCGTTGCCTTTGACATCAACTATCTGAACCGTGACAATGTGCTCGAATATGCGCATACAACCTCATGGGGCACAACCACCCGCCTGATCGGCTCGCTGATCATGGTGCATGGGGATGACCGTGGTCTGGTCCTGCCGCCTAAGGTAGCGCCTACCCAGGTGATCATGATTCCGATTGGACCTCCGAAGACCCGTGAAGCGGTAATTGGACGGACCGATGAGCTGTTCCAGGAGCTGAAGGTTGCTGGTGTGCGCGTGGGTGTCGACGACCGTGCCGATGTGACTCCAGGCTGGAAGTTTAATGAATACGAAATGCGCGGTGTGCCAATCCGTCTGGAGCTGGGCCCGCGTGATATGGAGAACGGAGTCTGCGTGCTGGTCTCCCGCGTCAGCGGCGAGAAGAAGATTGTACAGCAGGACAACCTGGTAGAAGAAATCAAGACCTTGCTTGCGCAGGTGCATCAGGAGATGTTCGAGCGTGCGCTGAAATTCCGGGAGGATCACTTCTATTCCGTAGATACGCTGGAAGAGATGAATGCCTCGATGGAGCAGAAACGCGGTTTCGCCCTGGCCGGCTGGTGCGGCTCGGACGCATGTGAAGCACAGGTGAAGGAAGAGACTGGCGCTACCAGTCGCAACATTCCGTTTAACCCGGCAGAAACCAAGCAGGTCTGCATCTGCTGCGGCGAACCTGCCCAGCATACGGTGGTATTTGCCAAGGCTTATTAA
- the rseP gene encoding RIP metalloprotease RseP, whose amino-acid sequence MEMVQVVFLTVLMFFVLVTVHEWGHYYFAKRAGILVREFAIGFGPKLFSYKRNETQFTLRLLPFGGYARMAGEDPEIVEIGAGQMIAVRLGQDNKVKNIYLDALDTRKNVIRGEAEYTDLENELKIRLDVDGDVTTYDVHPQAMMIKGTQQTQIAPKDRQFGSKTVGQRALAIVAGPVMNFLLAFILFAVYIQMVGVPVENPTYVQIGEVSKGMPAEEAGLKEGDIIDTVNGVKIGADYQKMIDLTAASEGKEMKWTLIREDQPINVTLVPRSMPDQEGGKIGISPQLPSRNAGFGETIKFSGVEMVNTTEAIFLGFKQLINKFNMNDIGGPVRTFEITGKIAQQGIEYLTRWAAILSLYLGIFNLLPIPALDGSRLAFLGVEALRGKPVDPGHEGMVHFVGFAMLFLLMIAVTYNDILRLISG is encoded by the coding sequence ATGGAAATGGTTCAGGTCGTTTTTTTGACGGTGCTGATGTTTTTTGTCCTTGTGACCGTTCACGAATGGGGACATTATTATTTTGCCAAACGCGCCGGTATTCTGGTCAGAGAGTTTGCGATTGGTTTCGGTCCGAAACTGTTTTCCTATAAACGCAATGAAACCCAGTTCACGCTTCGTCTGCTGCCTTTTGGCGGATATGCCCGCATGGCCGGTGAAGATCCCGAGATTGTTGAGATTGGAGCCGGACAGATGATTGCCGTAAGGCTCGGCCAGGACAACAAGGTCAAGAATATATATCTGGATGCTCTCGATACGCGCAAGAATGTGATCCGCGGCGAGGCCGAATATACAGATCTTGAGAATGAGCTGAAGATCCGGCTGGATGTGGATGGCGATGTTACAACCTACGATGTTCATCCGCAAGCGATGATGATCAAGGGAACACAGCAGACGCAGATTGCACCCAAAGACCGCCAATTTGGCAGCAAAACCGTCGGACAGCGCGCTTTGGCGATTGTAGCCGGGCCTGTAATGAATTTCCTGCTTGCCTTCATTCTGTTCGCTGTCTATATTCAGATGGTGGGGGTGCCGGTTGAGAACCCGACCTATGTGCAGATTGGCGAAGTTTCCAAGGGGATGCCTGCAGAAGAAGCCGGATTGAAGGAGGGGGATATCATCGATACGGTGAACGGTGTCAAGATTGGTGCCGACTACCAGAAGATGATTGATCTGACTGCTGCTTCGGAAGGCAAGGAAATGAAGTGGACCCTGATCCGCGAGGATCAGCCGATTAACGTAACCTTGGTTCCCCGCAGCATGCCTGATCAGGAAGGTGGCAAAATCGGGATCTCTCCCCAGCTGCCCAGCCGGAATGCCGGGTTTGGTGAAACCATCAAATTCTCAGGTGTAGAGATGGTCAACACTACCGAAGCGATCTTCCTTGGTTTCAAGCAGCTGATTAATAAATTCAACATGAACGATATCGGCGGACCGGTGCGCACGTTTGAAATTACCGGCAAGATTGCCCAGCAGGGCATTGAATACCTCACCCGATGGGCGGCGATTCTGAGCCTGTATCTGGGAATCTTTAATCTGCTGCCGATTCCGGCTCTGGATGGTAGCCGTCTGGCCTTCCTCGGGGTGGAGGCACTGCGCGGCAAACCGGTGGACCCGGGCCACGAGGGTATGGTCCATTTTGTCGGATTCGCCATGCTGTTTCTGCTGATGATTGCTGTTACCTATAATGATATTTTACGGCTGATCAGCGGATAA
- a CDS encoding 1-deoxy-D-xylulose-5-phosphate reductoisomerase, producing MRKISILGSTGSVGTQTLDVIAMHPDAFEVDGLAAGSNISLLLEQVRRFQPRRVSVSTPELAEVIRGELPSGTKLYSGSEGLVEVAAGGDADLVVTAVMGSVGLQSTIAAIEAGKHIGLANKETLVTAGHLVTALAARKGVKLLPIDSEHSAIFQCLNGENVGDVAAITLTASGGSFRDYTREQLEHVTVEDALRHPNWSMGSKITIDSATMVNKGLEVIEAHFLFGLPYDQIEVVLHPESIIHSYVEFCDSSIIAQLGNPDMRVPIQYALTYPQRWKSPAQRLSLAEVGRLTFREMDYERFPALKLAMDCGRAGGTATTAFNAANEVAVARFLRHEIPFLRIEQIIAGVLEQHVNTSDPDLEQIEFCDSAARQIAAKL from the coding sequence TTGAGAAAAATTTCGATTCTAGGCAGTACCGGCTCCGTTGGTACCCAGACGCTGGATGTGATCGCCATGCATCCGGATGCTTTTGAAGTGGACGGGCTTGCGGCAGGCAGCAACATTTCATTGCTGCTGGAGCAGGTCCGCCGTTTCCAGCCGCGCCGAGTTTCCGTATCCACTCCTGAGCTTGCCGAGGTGATCCGCGGTGAGCTTCCTTCCGGGACCAAGCTGTACAGCGGCAGTGAAGGACTGGTGGAGGTGGCTGCCGGCGGTGATGCGGACTTGGTGGTAACGGCCGTTATGGGCAGCGTGGGGCTTCAGTCCACGATTGCCGCCATCGAGGCGGGCAAGCATATCGGACTGGCCAACAAAGAAACACTGGTCACCGCAGGCCATCTGGTTACAGCACTTGCAGCGCGCAAAGGCGTTAAGCTGCTGCCGATTGACAGTGAGCATTCCGCTATTTTTCAGTGTCTGAACGGGGAGAATGTAGGTGACGTTGCCGCGATTACCCTAACGGCTTCGGGAGGTTCGTTCCGGGACTATACCCGGGAACAGCTGGAGCACGTGACGGTGGAAGATGCGCTTCGCCATCCTAACTGGAGTATGGGGTCCAAGATCACCATAGATTCGGCGACGATGGTGAATAAGGGGCTTGAGGTGATAGAAGCCCACTTCCTGTTCGGTCTGCCCTATGACCAGATAGAGGTAGTGCTGCATCCCGAGAGTATAATCCATTCTTACGTGGAGTTCTGCGACAGCAGCATCATTGCCCAGCTTGGGAATCCCGACATGCGCGTCCCGATTCAGTATGCGCTGACGTATCCACAGCGCTGGAAGTCTCCAGCTCAGCGTCTGTCGCTGGCAGAGGTGGGCCGCCTGACGTTCCGCGAGATGGATTATGAGCGTTTCCCTGCCCTGAAGCTGGCAATGGACTGTGGACGTGCCGGAGGGACAGCCACAACCGCCTTTAACGCGGCCAATGAAGTGGCTGTAGCCCGTTTCCTGCGGCATGAGATCCCCTTCCTGCGGATTGAGCAGATCATTGCCGGAGTGCTTGAGCAGCATGTCAACACATCGGACCCTGATCTTGAGCAGATTGAGTTCTGCGACTCCGCTGCCCGCCAGATCGCAGCCAAGCTGTAA
- a CDS encoding phosphatidate cytidylyltransferase, translated as MKQRLITGITAGAIFLGLCLLGGWPYQLLLAAMALVGYYEFVKMTGTSVAGATAIIGYISVLCFMIPWKLLEISILFSWEQGIWLLLLLFLLLTVFTRNKMDIKITAMLFTGIVYIGMGFSYMGITRSSGDGHGLVWTFLLLFCIWGSDAGAYFVGRSLGKHKLWPAISPNKTVEGAVGGVLISVLISIIFAFCFPDLLTFGRALLIGLSCAVLGQLGDLVQSAYKRVYGIKDSGTLLPGHGGILDRCDSWIIVFPFVHIVMLMPYY; from the coding sequence TTGAAGCAGCGATTGATTACCGGTATAACCGCCGGTGCCATTTTTTTGGGTTTATGCTTGTTGGGAGGCTGGCCGTACCAGCTGTTGCTAGCTGCCATGGCTCTTGTAGGATATTATGAGTTCGTCAAAATGACTGGTACGTCTGTAGCCGGCGCAACAGCTATTATAGGCTATATCAGTGTGCTTTGTTTTATGATTCCGTGGAAGCTGCTTGAAATTTCTATCCTTTTCAGCTGGGAGCAGGGGATCTGGCTGCTGCTGCTGCTGTTCCTGCTGCTGACCGTATTCACCAGAAACAAAATGGATATCAAAATAACAGCGATGCTGTTTACCGGAATTGTGTACATAGGAATGGGATTCTCCTATATGGGCATTACCCGTTCCTCGGGAGACGGTCATGGGCTGGTTTGGACATTCCTGCTGCTATTCTGCATCTGGGGCAGTGATGCCGGTGCATATTTTGTCGGCAGAAGTCTGGGCAAGCATAAGCTGTGGCCTGCAATCAGCCCAAACAAAACCGTAGAAGGCGCAGTCGGCGGTGTACTGATCTCTGTACTCATTTCGATCATTTTTGCTTTTTGTTTTCCTGATCTGCTGACGTTTGGACGGGCACTGCTCATTGGGCTGTCTTGCGCCGTACTAGGCCAGCTTGGAGATCTTGTACAATCTGCCTATAAGCGGGTGTACGGTATTAAGGATTCCGGTACCCTGTTGCCGGGTCATGGCGGTATTCTGGACCGCTGCGACAGCTGGATTATCGTATTTCCGTTCGTACATATCGTAATGCTGATGCCTTACTATTAA
- a CDS encoding isoprenyl transferase, translating into MIKRVQAWLSRKDRQQPVEISPDNIPRHVAVIMDGNGRWAKRRGLPRIVGHRNGMKAVKRATIAADELGVEFLTMYAFSTENWKRPKDEVEFLMRLPEEFLAIELDELIEKNVRVRVMGDTEGLPSYTRKAMEEAVARTSGNSGLILNFALNYGGRKEIEDCMRGFGRDIQAGLLTPEDITAELIDQRLLSGGLPDPDLLIRTSGEMRLSNFMLWQLAYSELWFTDVYWPEFSKEHLHQAVAEYQRRTRRYGGLK; encoded by the coding sequence ATGATCAAACGGGTTCAAGCATGGCTGAGCCGTAAAGACAGGCAGCAGCCAGTCGAGATTTCACCGGACAATATTCCCCGGCATGTGGCTGTAATCATGGATGGCAACGGACGCTGGGCCAAACGTCGCGGCTTGCCGCGGATCGTTGGTCACCGGAACGGAATGAAGGCGGTTAAGCGGGCAACCATCGCAGCAGACGAGCTGGGTGTAGAGTTCCTGACCATGTACGCATTCTCGACAGAGAACTGGAAACGGCCGAAGGATGAGGTTGAATTCCTGATGCGTCTGCCGGAGGAGTTTCTGGCCATTGAGCTTGATGAGCTGATAGAAAAAAACGTGCGCGTCCGCGTAATGGGAGATACCGAAGGCTTGCCTTCCTATACCCGCAAAGCGATGGAAGAGGCGGTAGCCCGGACTTCCGGCAATAGTGGACTAATCCTGAATTTTGCGCTTAATTACGGCGGCCGCAAGGAGATTGAGGATTGCATGCGCGGGTTTGGGCGAGACATACAGGCCGGTCTGCTAACGCCGGAAGATATTACAGCCGAGCTGATTGACCAGCGGCTGCTCTCCGGTGGATTGCCTGACCCGGATCTGCTGATCCGTACCAGCGGCGAAATGCGGCTCAGCAACTTTATGTTATGGCAGCTGGCTTACAGCGAGCTGTGGTTTACCGATGTATATTGGCCGGAATTCAGCAAAGAGCATCTGCACCAGGCCGTGGCAGAATATCAGCGCCGGACACGCCGTTATGGCGGGCTGAAGTAG
- the frr gene encoding ribosome recycling factor, translating into MPQSIKKSAEERMEKAILSLRRDLATLRAGRASASLLDRIQVEYYGSPTPINQLANVSTPDSRTLLIQPWDKTSLSEIERAIMKSDLGLTPANDGTIIRLSIPALTEERRNDLVKLTKKFGEEGKIAIRNIRRDANDDIKKLEKNGISEDESHGHQEDIQKTTDKFIAEVDKVLLSKEKEIMEV; encoded by the coding sequence ATGCCTCAATCCATCAAAAAAAGTGCAGAAGAGCGAATGGAGAAAGCGATTCTGTCGCTGAGACGCGATCTGGCCACCTTGCGTGCAGGCCGCGCCTCTGCTTCACTCTTGGACCGCATTCAGGTAGAATATTACGGTTCGCCTACTCCGATTAACCAGCTGGCCAATGTCAGCACGCCGGATAGCCGGACCTTGTTGATCCAGCCTTGGGACAAAACCTCGTTATCCGAAATTGAACGGGCGATTATGAAATCCGATCTAGGCCTAACGCCGGCCAATGACGGAACCATTATCCGCTTGTCCATTCCGGCACTGACTGAGGAGCGCCGGAATGATCTGGTGAAGCTAACCAAGAAATTCGGTGAAGAAGGAAAGATTGCGATCCGCAACATCCGCCGCGATGCCAATGATGATATCAAGAAATTGGAGAAAAACGGCATTTCGGAGGATGAATCCCACGGACATCAAGAAGACATCCAGAAGACAACAGATAAGTTTATTGCTGAAGTCGACAAAGTGCTCTTGTCCAAGGAAAAGGAAATAATGGAAGTTTGA
- the pyrH gene encoding UMP kinase, translated as MEQPVFKRVVLKVSGESLAGQNGYGIDADMIISIAEQIKEVVELGVQVAIVCGGGNIWRGIAGSASGIDRATADYMGMLATVMNSLALQDALEQIDVPTRVQTSISMQQIAEPYIRRRAIRHLEKGRVVIFAAGTGNPFFSTDTTAALRAAEIEAEVILMAKNKVDGVYSADPFKDSTAEKYEQLTYMDVLNKNLGVMDSTASSLCMDNNIPLIVFAITQQGNIKRVVLGEKIGTIVKGSVD; from the coding sequence TTGGAACAGCCGGTATTTAAGAGAGTCGTCCTTAAGGTTAGCGGAGAGTCGCTGGCGGGACAAAATGGATATGGGATTGACGCCGATATGATTATCTCCATCGCGGAGCAGATCAAGGAGGTTGTCGAGCTGGGAGTCCAGGTTGCCATCGTCTGCGGAGGAGGCAATATCTGGCGCGGAATTGCCGGCAGTGCAAGCGGTATCGACCGGGCCACAGCCGACTATATGGGCATGCTGGCCACGGTGATGAACTCACTGGCCCTTCAGGATGCGCTGGAGCAGATCGATGTGCCTACACGGGTGCAGACTTCAATTTCCATGCAGCAGATCGCAGAGCCTTACATCCGTCGCCGGGCCATCCGTCATCTGGAGAAGGGCCGGGTCGTGATTTTTGCCGCAGGAACAGGCAATCCGTTCTTCTCGACAGATACTACCGCAGCGCTGCGGGCCGCCGAGATCGAAGCCGAAGTTATTCTGATGGCTAAGAACAAAGTAGACGGCGTCTACTCCGCTGATCCGTTCAAGGACAGCACCGCCGAGAAATACGAACAGCTCACTTACATGGACGTGCTGAACAAGAATCTCGGCGTAATGGATTCCACCGCCTCCTCATTGTGCATGGATAACAATATACCGCTCATTGTGTTTGCCATTACGCAGCAAGGCAATATCAAACGCGTCGTTCTCGGTGAGAAGATCGGGACGATTGTTAAAGGGAGTGTAGATTAA
- the tsf gene encoding translation elongation factor Ts, with product MAVDAKAVKELRERTGAGMLDCKKALEEANNDITKAAELLREKGLSAAANKAGRVATEGVVESYIHAGGRIGVLVEINCETDFVALTDQFKAFARDIAMHIAAANPRYITREEVPQEEVEKEKEILKAQALNEGKPEKIVEKMVEGRISKFYEEYCLLEQSFIKDPDKTISQLLNEKISTIGENISIRRFARYELGEGLEKKVDNFVEEVMAQVNQ from the coding sequence ATGGCAGTAGACGCAAAAGCAGTTAAAGAACTTCGTGAAAGAACAGGCGCCGGAATGCTTGATTGTAAAAAGGCGCTGGAAGAAGCAAACAACGACATCACCAAAGCCGCTGAATTGCTTCGTGAAAAAGGTTTGTCCGCCGCTGCAAACAAAGCAGGACGTGTAGCAACCGAAGGCGTTGTAGAATCGTATATCCACGCTGGCGGCCGTATTGGCGTGCTTGTGGAAATCAACTGCGAAACTGACTTCGTAGCTCTGACAGACCAGTTCAAGGCATTTGCACGCGATATTGCAATGCACATTGCTGCAGCTAACCCACGTTATATTACCCGTGAAGAAGTGCCGCAGGAAGAAGTAGAGAAAGAAAAAGAAATCCTCAAAGCTCAGGCGCTGAACGAAGGCAAACCTGAGAAAATTGTTGAAAAAATGGTTGAAGGCCGCATCAGCAAATTCTATGAAGAATATTGCCTGCTTGAGCAGTCCTTCATTAAAGACCCTGACAAAACCATCTCCCAGCTGCTGAATGAAAAAATCAGCACGATCGGCGAGAACATCTCCATTCGTCGTTTTGCCCGCTACGAGCTGGGCGAAGGCCTGGAAAAGAAAGTCGACAACTTTGTTGAAGAAGTAATGGCACAAGTTAACCAATAA
- the rpsB gene encoding 30S ribosomal protein S2, whose protein sequence is MAVISMKQLLEAGVHFGHQTRRWNPKMDRYIFTERNGIYIIDLQKTVKKVEEAYNFVKSVAGDNGTILFVGTKKQAQDSVKEEAERSGMFFINQRWLGGTLTNFSTIQKRIDRLKKLEAWEEDGTFAVLPKKEVILLRKEKDRLEKFLGGIKNMKGLPSALFIIDPRKERIAVAEARKLGIPIVAIVDTNCDPDEIDYVIPGNDDAIRAVKLLTGKMADAVVEAHQGEDTTTA, encoded by the coding sequence ATGGCAGTAATCTCCATGAAACAGCTTCTAGAAGCTGGGGTACACTTCGGTCACCAGACTCGTCGTTGGAACCCAAAGATGGATCGTTATATCTTCACTGAAAGAAACGGAATTTACATTATTGACCTGCAGAAAACGGTCAAGAAGGTAGAAGAAGCTTACAACTTTGTAAAAAGCGTCGCTGGCGACAACGGCACAATCCTATTCGTAGGAACAAAGAAACAGGCTCAGGATTCCGTGAAAGAAGAAGCTGAACGTTCGGGAATGTTCTTCATTAACCAACGTTGGCTCGGGGGTACTCTTACCAACTTCTCCACTATTCAGAAGCGTATTGATCGCCTGAAGAAACTGGAAGCTTGGGAAGAAGACGGTACCTTTGCAGTATTGCCTAAGAAAGAAGTTATCCTTCTCCGCAAAGAGAAAGATCGTCTTGAGAAATTCCTGGGCGGCATCAAGAACATGAAAGGTCTGCCAAGCGCGCTGTTCATCATTGACCCGCGTAAAGAGCGCATCGCTGTTGCGGAAGCTCGCAAATTGGGTATTCCTATCGTGGCTATCGTTGATACCAACTGTGATCCAGACGAAATCGACTATGTGATTCCGGGCAACGACGACGCTATCCGCGCCGTGAAATTGTTGACTGGCAAGATGGCTGACGCTGTTGTAGAAGCCCACCAGGGCGAAGACACAACTACAGCTTAA
- a CDS encoding endolytic transglycosylase MltG, whose translation MMKNRSFLFGLGTGLILGALLLQLMISGGAAPLSREQLAQEAAKLGLTVSEAGASPSPSPEDSVATPQPVDAAAEASPPPAAPSAPAEAASPSPAASPGTAADPQAASTPVAPSAAAAAEAKPPAVSPAPSAAAPATPAASGVISVRIPSGANLSKTANLLSAAGVVKDREQFLAAANKRKINKVIQYGTYSFKEDESFDSIIDQLITVK comes from the coding sequence ATGATGAAGAACCGTTCGTTTCTGTTTGGGCTTGGAACAGGGCTGATATTGGGTGCGCTGCTGCTCCAGCTGATGATTTCAGGAGGAGCTGCTCCGTTGTCCAGGGAGCAGCTTGCTCAGGAGGCTGCCAAGCTTGGACTGACCGTCAGCGAAGCAGGTGCTTCGCCTTCACCTTCGCCGGAGGACAGCGTAGCGACTCCTCAGCCTGTCGATGCAGCGGCTGAGGCTTCTCCACCCCCTGCCGCGCCGTCAGCACCGGCTGAGGCCGCCTCTCCTTCCCCGGCGGCGTCCCCGGGCACTGCGGCCGATCCGCAGGCGGCCTCTACACCTGTGGCGCCCTCAGCGGCTGCTGCTGCAGAGGCTAAGCCGCCTGCTGTAAGCCCTGCGCCTTCTGCTGCTGCTCCAGCAACACCTGCGGCAAGCGGGGTCATCTCCGTCCGCATCCCGAGCGGAGCCAACCTCAGCAAAACCGCTAATCTGCTGAGCGCCGCCGGTGTGGTTAAGGATAGGGAACAGTTCCTTGCCGCCGCCAATAAGCGGAAGATAAATAAGGTGATCCAGTACGGCACTTACAGCTTCAAAGAGGATGAAAGCTTTGATTCTATCATTGATCAGCTGATTACGGTGAAGTAG
- a CDS encoding DUF342 domain-containing protein, with translation MIGHYALNQYMKVSFSEDKEIAYLQFSKKEEGFACTAEDLESFLRSHNIVLGIQNDMVRRICSNPEEYFASRVPIAIGEPAVNGTDGRMVFAMDLGEDRKPLEKADGKVDYKDLVRLHNVIRGQLIAQIIPPQPGKPGKTVTGEPLAFKPGKEARFKIGKNVLIDNEETSMYAAIDGLVTLTEKGKINVFPVYEVNGDVDYSTGNIDFVGTVVIRGNVLTGFTVKSAGDIRVVGGVEGAELISGGSIEITGGIIGYNKGLVRAAQNVKVSFIQDGNVTSGEDVVVSQSIMHSNIRAGRDVICNGAKGLIVGGTIQAGERVIARTIGNSMSTTTVIEVGVVPELRNEINDLRQQLRQLLDNEDKTSKALYLLNQLANNGQLSPDKVALRVKLNATKQSHMREEKRIKERVLEIERMLEDTGRARVEVIKTIYGGSKIVIGRYTRFVKDPTERVRFIYSEGDISLVPYN, from the coding sequence ATGATCGGTCATTATGCTTTGAATCAATACATGAAAGTTTCTTTTTCGGAGGACAAGGAGATCGCTTACCTTCAGTTCTCCAAGAAAGAAGAGGGATTCGCCTGTACGGCTGAAGACCTGGAGAGCTTCCTGCGCAGTCATAACATTGTTCTTGGTATCCAGAATGATATGGTGCGGCGTATCTGCAGCAATCCTGAGGAATATTTTGCGAGCAGAGTACCTATTGCAATTGGAGAGCCTGCGGTGAACGGCACAGATGGACGAATGGTTTTTGCCATGGATTTGGGCGAAGACCGCAAGCCGCTGGAGAAGGCGGATGGTAAAGTTGATTATAAGGACCTGGTACGGCTCCACAATGTAATCAGAGGACAGCTGATTGCCCAGATTATTCCTCCCCAGCCCGGCAAGCCGGGTAAGACGGTAACCGGTGAACCGCTGGCCTTCAAGCCAGGTAAAGAAGCCCGTTTCAAAATCGGCAAAAATGTATTGATCGACAACGAGGAAACCTCCATGTATGCGGCAATCGACGGTCTGGTTACGCTTACCGAGAAGGGGAAGATCAACGTCTTTCCGGTTTATGAAGTGAACGGAGATGTGGACTACAGCACGGGCAATATCGATTTTGTGGGCACGGTTGTCATCCGCGGCAATGTGCTTACCGGATTCACGGTCAAATCTGCCGGAGATATCCGTGTAGTCGGCGGTGTGGAAGGTGCAGAGCTGATTTCCGGCGGGTCGATCGAGATTACGGGCGGAATCATCGGATATAATAAAGGGCTGGTCCGTGCTGCCCAGAATGTGAAGGTGTCATTCATTCAGGACGGCAATGTGACTTCCGGCGAAGATGTCGTTGTATCCCAGAGCATCATGCATTCGAACATCCGTGCAGGCAGAGATGTCATATGTAACGGAGCCAAAGGTCTGATTGTCGGCGGAACCATCCAGGCAGGCGAACGGGTCATAGCCCGCACCATTGGCAACTCCATGTCCACGACTACAGTAATCGAAGTCGGTGTGGTACCGGAGCTGAGAAATGAGATCAATGACCTGCGCCAGCAGCTGCGTCAGCTGCTGGACAATGAGGACAAGACCTCCAAGGCGCTGTACCTGCTTAATCAGCTGGCGAACAATGGACAGCTCTCGCCTGATAAGGTTGCGCTGCGCGTGAAGCTTAATGCTACCAAGCAGTCGCATATGCGCGAAGAGAAGCGGATCAAGGAACGTGTGCTGGAAATTGAAAGAATGCTTGAGGACACGGGCAGAGCCAGAGTAGAAGTGATAAAGACGATTTACGGCGGCTCCAAAATAGTAATTGGCCGTTATACCAGGTTTGTCAAGGACCCGACAGAACGCGTCCGATTTATCTACAGCGAAGGCGACATATCTTTGGTGCCATACAATTAA